From a single Couchioplanes caeruleus genomic region:
- a CDS encoding endo-1,4-beta-xylanase, which yields MHKPRTPLRALGVAAAAAVVAAGSVVALTSTAEAATTLGASAAATGRYFGTAVAANKLSDSTYVGILDREFNAVTPENEMKWDATEPNQNQFNYSSADRIVSHAQAQNMRIRGHALAWHQQQPGWAQNLSGTALRNAMLNHVTTVAAHYKGQIYAWDVVNEAFDDGGNGARRDSNLQRTGNDWIEAAFRAARAADPGAKLCYNDYNTDGQNAKSNAVYAMVQDFKSRGVPIDCVGFQSHFNAQSPVPSDYQANLQRFANLGVDVQITELDIEGSGQTQADNFGRVVKACLAVSRCTGITVWGIRDSDSWRASGTPLLFDSSGNKKAAYTSTLNALNSGGTTPPSDPPTSPSTPPSTPTDPGTGACTATISLNQWNGGFVATVRVSAGSSALSGWSVSTTLPSGAAVTNSWSSQSSGSSGTVRFANVSYNGSVAAGGSTEFGFQGTGTGPSSATCSAS from the coding sequence ATGCACAAGCCACGGACTCCGCTGCGGGCGCTCGGCGTGGCCGCCGCGGCCGCCGTCGTCGCCGCCGGCAGCGTGGTCGCCCTCACCTCCACGGCCGAGGCTGCGACCACCCTCGGCGCGTCCGCCGCGGCCACCGGTCGCTACTTCGGGACGGCGGTGGCGGCGAACAAGCTGTCCGACAGCACCTACGTCGGCATCCTCGACCGCGAGTTCAACGCGGTGACTCCCGAGAACGAGATGAAGTGGGACGCCACCGAGCCCAATCAGAACCAGTTCAACTACAGCTCGGCCGACCGCATCGTCAGCCACGCCCAGGCGCAGAACATGCGCATCCGCGGCCACGCGCTGGCCTGGCACCAGCAGCAGCCCGGCTGGGCGCAGAACCTGAGCGGCACCGCGCTGCGCAACGCCATGCTCAACCACGTCACCACGGTCGCCGCCCACTACAAGGGCCAGATCTACGCCTGGGACGTGGTGAACGAGGCCTTCGACGACGGCGGCAACGGCGCCCGGCGTGACTCCAACCTGCAGCGCACCGGCAACGACTGGATCGAGGCCGCGTTCCGCGCCGCACGCGCCGCCGACCCCGGCGCCAAGCTCTGCTACAACGACTACAACACCGACGGGCAGAACGCGAAGAGCAACGCCGTGTACGCCATGGTGCAGGACTTCAAGTCCCGCGGCGTACCGATCGACTGCGTAGGCTTCCAGTCGCACTTCAACGCCCAGTCCCCGGTGCCCAGTGACTACCAGGCCAACCTGCAGCGCTTCGCCAACCTCGGCGTCGACGTGCAGATCACCGAGCTGGACATCGAGGGTTCCGGCCAGACCCAGGCCGACAACTTCGGCCGCGTCGTGAAGGCCTGCCTCGCCGTGAGCCGGTGCACCGGCATCACCGTCTGGGGTATCCGCGACAGCGACTCCTGGCGGGCCAGCGGCACTCCGCTGCTCTTCGACTCCAGCGGGAACAAGAAGGCCGCGTACACGTCGACGCTGAACGCCCTCAACAGCGGCGGCACGACCCCGCCGAGCGACCCGCCGACCTCGCCGAGCACGCCGCCCAGCACCCCGACGGACCCCGGCACCGGTGCCTGCACCGCGACGATCTCGCTCAACCAGTGGAACGGCGGCTTCGTGGCGACCGTACGCGTCAGCGCCGGCAGCTCGGCCCTCAGCGGCTGGTCGGTGAGCACGACGCTGCCCTCCGGCGCCGCCGTCACCAACTCGTGGAGCAGCCAGAGCAGCGGCTCGTCCGGCACCGTGCGCTTCGCCAACGTGTCGTACAACGGCTCGGTGGCCGCCGGTGGCAGCACCGAGTTCGGCTTCCAGGGCACCGGCACCGGTCCCTCCTCGGCCACCTGCTCGGCGAGCTAG
- a CDS encoding SGNH/GDSL hydrolase family protein yields the protein MPVARFAEAPAITRGAARPTKTPARGAARTTKATADGAARHHEGVPMPDRRAPRPTRRELLAAAGGSAIAAALPAAAGAAPAGAAPAGAAPSGRRDRWVATWGAMPQLTEPGNMPPAAFIRDGVVLPDTTLRQTLRVTVGGGPVRLRFSNAFGGADLPLSAVRIALPAGGKAGVAAIQEGTSRPVTFRGRPATVVPMGAQVVSDPIAMDLAPGSIVTVTVHLAEGQASTSITSHPGSRTTSYLLAGAHVDDTDLPGATPVDHWYFLSGLEVLPTAPAHALVLLGDSLTDGRGSTTNGNNRWPDQLFDRLQALPRLRDVALVNEAAGGNRVLRDGLGPNALARLDRDVLAQTGAAWLIVFEGVNDIGTAPATTADQQRITDELLFAYDQIVLRCHAQDLVVCGATLLPFGGNEGYDDAGGLREQSRRTVNDWIRGSGVFDVVADFDAAVRDPRDPRRLLAEYDTGDHLHLNPAGYRALADAVPLRLFATLP from the coding sequence ATGCCTGTGGCACGTTTCGCCGAGGCCCCGGCGATCACCCGCGGCGCCGCCCGCCCGACGAAGACCCCGGCCCGCGGCGCCGCCCGCACGACGAAGGCGACCGCTGACGGCGCCGCCCGGCACCACGAAGGAGTCCCCATGCCCGACCGACGCGCCCCCCGCCCCACCCGGCGCGAGCTCCTGGCCGCCGCCGGCGGCTCGGCGATCGCCGCCGCACTGCCCGCAGCAGCCGGAGCCGCACCCGCGGGAGCGGCACCCGCCGGGGCGGCCCCGTCCGGCCGCCGGGACCGCTGGGTCGCCACCTGGGGCGCGATGCCGCAGCTGACCGAGCCGGGCAACATGCCGCCCGCGGCGTTCATCCGCGACGGAGTGGTCCTGCCCGACACCACCCTGCGGCAGACACTGCGGGTCACGGTCGGCGGTGGTCCCGTACGGCTGCGCTTCTCCAACGCCTTCGGCGGCGCCGACCTGCCGCTGAGCGCCGTCCGGATCGCGCTGCCGGCCGGCGGGAAAGCGGGCGTGGCGGCGATCCAGGAGGGCACCTCACGCCCGGTGACGTTCCGCGGCAGGCCGGCGACGGTGGTCCCGATGGGCGCGCAGGTGGTCTCCGACCCGATCGCCATGGACCTGGCGCCCGGCTCGATCGTGACCGTGACCGTCCATCTCGCCGAGGGTCAGGCCTCCACCTCCATCACCTCGCACCCCGGCTCCCGGACGACGTCGTACCTGCTGGCCGGCGCGCACGTGGACGACACCGACCTGCCCGGCGCCACCCCGGTCGACCACTGGTACTTCCTCAGCGGCCTCGAGGTGCTGCCCACCGCGCCGGCCCACGCGCTCGTGCTGCTCGGCGACTCCCTGACCGACGGCCGCGGCTCCACGACCAACGGCAACAACCGCTGGCCCGACCAGCTGTTCGACCGGCTGCAGGCCCTGCCCCGGCTGCGCGACGTCGCGCTCGTCAACGAGGCGGCGGGCGGCAACCGGGTGCTGCGCGACGGGCTCGGGCCGAACGCCCTGGCCCGGCTGGACCGCGACGTGCTGGCCCAGACCGGCGCGGCGTGGCTGATCGTCTTCGAGGGCGTCAACGACATCGGCACGGCCCCCGCCACCACGGCGGACCAGCAGCGGATCACCGACGAGCTGCTCTTCGCGTACGACCAGATCGTGCTGCGCTGCCACGCGCAGGACCTGGTGGTCTGCGGGGCGACGCTGCTGCCCTTCGGCGGCAACGAGGGCTACGACGACGCGGGCGGGCTGCGCGAGCAGAGCCGCCGTACGGTCAACGACTGGATCCGCGGCAGCGGCGTGTTCGACGTCGTGGCCGACTTCGACGCCGCCGTCCGTGACCCCCGCGATCCGCGCCGGCTGCTCGCCGAGTACGACACCGGCGACCACCTGCACCTCAACCCGGCCGGATACCGGGCCCTGGCCGACGCCGTGCCGCTGCGCCTGTTCGCGA
- a CDS encoding substrate-binding domain-containing protein, with the protein MRRNLVALAAVGLLSVGGLTACTDDDDSGSAAEARRADGTGKVGVILPDTTTSQRWGSDDPKLLKAALDAADVPVEIENAQGDGANFQRIGDRMIAEGVTVLIIANVDPASGKYVLDKAKAAKVKTIDYDRLTLNGGADYYVSFDGEQVGKYQGEGLIRCLQDKKVDTPRIVYLNGAPSDNNALLFKNGYDSVLQPKFDDGTFLKGPDQSVDKWENKEGRAIFVEMMNQYNNQIDGVLAANDGLGNAAITVLRERKRNGKPMNGMVPVTGQDAETQGLQNILAGDQCMTVYKPIKKEADAAAKLAISLFKGEQAKVVDRVKDPESGAYVPAVLLDPIPIYKENVADVIKDGFATKKAVCAGRFATLCRENGIK; encoded by the coding sequence GTGCGCCGGAATCTGGTGGCCCTTGCGGCGGTCGGACTGCTCAGCGTCGGCGGTCTCACCGCCTGCACCGACGATGACGACAGCGGCTCCGCCGCCGAGGCGCGCCGCGCCGACGGGACAGGCAAGGTCGGGGTGATCCTGCCCGACACCACGACCTCGCAGCGCTGGGGCAGCGACGACCCCAAACTGCTCAAGGCGGCGCTCGACGCGGCCGACGTCCCGGTGGAGATCGAGAACGCGCAGGGAGACGGCGCGAACTTCCAGCGCATCGGCGACCGCATGATCGCCGAGGGCGTCACCGTGCTGATCATCGCCAACGTCGACCCCGCCAGCGGCAAGTACGTGCTGGACAAGGCCAAGGCGGCCAAGGTCAAGACCATCGACTACGACCGGCTGACGCTCAACGGCGGCGCCGACTACTACGTCAGCTTCGACGGCGAGCAGGTCGGCAAGTACCAGGGCGAGGGCCTCATCCGCTGCCTGCAGGACAAGAAGGTCGACACGCCGCGGATCGTCTACCTCAACGGCGCGCCCTCCGACAACAACGCGCTGCTGTTCAAGAACGGCTACGACTCCGTGCTGCAGCCGAAGTTCGACGACGGCACCTTCCTCAAGGGCCCGGACCAGTCCGTGGACAAGTGGGAGAACAAGGAGGGCCGGGCGATCTTCGTCGAGATGATGAACCAGTACAACAACCAGATCGACGGCGTGCTGGCCGCCAACGACGGCTTGGGCAACGCGGCGATCACCGTGCTGCGCGAGCGCAAGCGCAACGGCAAGCCGATGAACGGCATGGTGCCGGTCACCGGCCAGGACGCGGAGACGCAGGGCCTGCAGAACATCCTCGCCGGCGACCAGTGCATGACGGTGTACAAGCCGATCAAGAAGGAGGCGGACGCGGCCGCGAAGCTCGCGATCAGCCTCTTCAAGGGCGAGCAGGCCAAGGTGGTCGACCGGGTGAAGGACCCGGAGTCGGGCGCGTACGTGCCCGCCGTACTGCTGGACCCGATCCCGATCTACAAGGAGAACGTCGCCGACGTCATCAAGGACGGCTTCGCGACGAAGAAGGCGGTCTGCGCCGGCCGGTTCGCCACGCTGTGCCGGGAGAACGGCATCAAGTGA
- a CDS encoding extracellular catalytic domain type 1 short-chain-length polyhydroxyalkanoate depolymerase produces MRRTVKALLAAAASALALGAAILMPATAAQAASLQEVTNFGTNPSSLRMHLYVPDRLAARPAVLVAVHYCTGSGPAFYSGTEFASLADRYGFIVIYPSATRSGNCFDVSSPAALRHDGGSDPVGIVSMVRYVQQRYATDTARTFVTGASSGAMMTNVLLGDYPDVFAAGAAFSGVPFGCFATTDGSGWNSACANGQVTKTPQAWGDLVRGAYPGYSGPRPRMQVFHGTTDDTLRYQNFQEEIKQWTNVLGVSQTPVQTDTPQQGWTRTRYGNASVQAPVEGISVAGVGHSLPMSGMAAMAIAFFGLDRTSDPSTPPSTPPSTPPSTPPSTPPSTGACRVAVTTNAWNTGLTASLSITNTGSTAINGWTLGFALPAGQTITSGWNATYSPASGQVSARNVSYNAALAPGASVGIGYQATHTGDNRAPSGFTLNGATCTTA; encoded by the coding sequence ATGCGACGAACCGTGAAAGCGCTGCTCGCGGCGGCCGCCTCGGCCCTCGCGCTGGGCGCGGCGATCCTCATGCCGGCCACCGCGGCCCAGGCGGCCTCCCTGCAGGAGGTCACGAACTTCGGCACCAACCCGAGCAGCCTGCGGATGCACCTGTACGTCCCCGACCGGCTGGCGGCCCGCCCGGCGGTGCTCGTGGCCGTGCACTACTGCACCGGCTCCGGGCCGGCGTTCTACTCCGGCACCGAGTTCGCCTCGCTGGCCGACAGGTACGGCTTCATCGTGATCTACCCGTCCGCGACGCGCTCCGGCAACTGCTTCGACGTGTCCTCGCCGGCCGCGCTGCGCCACGACGGCGGCAGCGACCCGGTCGGCATCGTGTCGATGGTCCGCTACGTCCAGCAGCGGTACGCCACCGACACGGCCCGGACCTTCGTCACCGGCGCGTCCTCCGGCGCGATGATGACCAACGTCCTGCTCGGCGACTACCCGGACGTCTTCGCGGCCGGGGCGGCGTTCTCGGGTGTGCCGTTCGGCTGCTTCGCGACCACCGACGGCTCCGGCTGGAACAGCGCCTGCGCCAACGGCCAGGTCACGAAGACCCCGCAGGCGTGGGGCGACCTGGTGCGGGGTGCCTACCCCGGGTATTCCGGGCCGCGCCCGCGCATGCAGGTGTTCCACGGGACGACGGACGACACGCTGCGGTACCAGAATTTCCAGGAAGAGATCAAGCAGTGGACGAACGTCCTGGGCGTCAGCCAGACCCCGGTACAGACGGACACGCCGCAGCAGGGCTGGACCCGTACCCGGTACGGCAACGCGTCCGTGCAGGCGCCGGTCGAGGGCATCAGCGTGGCCGGGGTCGGCCACTCGCTGCCGATGAGCGGGATGGCGGCCATGGCGATCGCCTTCTTCGGCCTCGACCGGACCAGCGACCCGTCCACGCCCCCGTCCACCCCGCCCTCGACGCCCCCGTCCACGCCTCCGTCGACGCCTCCGTCCACGGGAGCCTGCCGGGTCGCCGTCACCACCAACGCGTGGAACACCGGCCTGACCGCGTCGCTGTCCATCACCAACACGGGCAGTACGGCGATCAACGGCTGGACGCTGGGCTTCGCCCTGCCGGCCGGGCAGACCATCACGTCCGGCTGGAACGCCACCTACTCGCCCGCCTCGGGCCAGGTGAGCGCCCGTAACGTCAGCTACAACGCGGCGCTGGCCCCCGGAGCCTCCGTGGGGATCGGCTACCAGGCCACGCACACCGGCGACAACCGGGCGCCGAGCGGGTTCACGCTCAACGGCGCCACCTGCACCACCGCCTGA